The genomic region CCTACATTGATGGAACCTGCCGCGGTCTTGGTGCCGGGGCCGGTAACTGCCAGATTGAAGCGCTGGTTGGCGTGCTGGATAAAAAAGGTTACCATACAGGAATAGATCTTTACAAGATTATGGATGTGGCGGAAGATCTCGTTGAACCCATTATGCACCGCCCCCAAGTAGTTCGTAATGCACCTTTTATGCTGGGTTATGCCGGTGTTTACGGTAGTTTCTTACTACATGCTTATCGGGCTGCCGAGAAATTTAACCTGGATCCAAGGGATATACTGGTGGAACTGGGTAAAAGAAAAATGGTTGGCGGTCAGGAAGACATGATTATTGATGTCGCTTACCAACTATCTAAGAAAAGAGGTGCTTAAGAAGTGAAGATTGTCAACCTATTGGCAGTGGTAGACAACGAAAAATGCCGGGGCTGCAGAACCTGTGAACGTGTTTGCCCGGTATTGGCCATTAAAATGGAAAACCGCAAGGCTGTGGTTGACAACGAGCGCTGCCGTGGCTGCGCCAATTGTGAGCAGCGGTGTCCTTACTATGCCATTACCATGGTTAAGCGGGAACAACCCATCGCGGTCAAAGTTGATGTAACTGCTGTAGATTATGCTTTGATTGAAGATCTGTGCCGAAAAGCCAAGTTTAACCCGGAACAAATTATTTGCTACTGCACAGCCACCAGGGCAGAAGAAGTTGCGGCTGCCATCCTGCAGGGAGCCAAATCGCCTGAGGAAATATCCTTTTTAACCGGGGTACGTACCGGTTGTAAAGTAGAATGTATCCAACCTGTTTTAAGACTGCTGGAAGCCGCCGATATAAAACCCGAACCTCCCAAAGGAGGCTGGCAATGGTACGGCCGGACTGTAACCGTTTGGGAGATTCCGGAGGAAGTTAAAAGGAAATACGC from Desulfotomaculum nigrificans DSM 574 harbors:
- a CDS encoding 4Fe-4S binding protein, whose translation is MKIVNLLAVVDNEKCRGCRTCERVCPVLAIKMENRKAVVDNERCRGCANCEQRCPYYAITMVKREQPIAVKVDVTAVDYALIEDLCRKAKFNPEQIICYCTATRAEEVAAAILQGAKSPEEISFLTGVRTGCKVECIQPVLRLLEAADIKPEPPKGGWQWYGRTVTVWEIPEEVKRKYASRGFYFDEDIKILDRVANAPLQGRSDS